A single bacterium DNA region contains:
- the glgA gene encoding glycogen synthase GlgA, with protein MKVAFIASEALPFAKTGGLADVVGALPAYLDGLGCETYIIMPKYRGIQAEFDRELQVQSGNSVYDVRICKKDRTFFVDYPPFFDRENLYGTPVGDYEDNCERFTLFCRAAVQVLQDRDFDIIHCHDWQSALVPVFSRLAKCRAKSVFTIHNLGYQGRFPGSKYDILGLDRGFFTPDGIEFYGEINLLKSGLLYSDWITTVSQNYAREIQTPEFGCGLDGVLRMRASHLNGIINGIDYNTWDPRIDQYIFARYQDLVGKQLNKKELANEYGLDANRPLIGMVSRVAGQKGFDLLAKTLDEIILMGFNFILLGVGEKPYHDKFKKFEEIFPGNVSVNLKFDDTLAHRIYASSDFFLMPSRYEPCGLGQLIGMKYGAVPVVHKVGGLVDTVQEYDAGTQNGNGIVFDHYTGEDLLAAVERASFLYRDPETMNSVAAKCMNLDFSWTASARKYMALYEKLLAS; from the coding sequence ATGAAGGTTGCCTTCATCGCATCTGAAGCTCTCCCCTTTGCAAAAACCGGCGGTCTTGCCGATGTTGTTGGAGCACTGCCCGCATATCTCGATGGACTGGGATGTGAAACTTATATTATTATGCCCAAATACCGGGGTATCCAAGCAGAATTCGACAGGGAACTGCAGGTGCAGTCCGGAAATTCAGTCTACGATGTCAGGATATGCAAGAAAGACCGCACTTTTTTTGTCGACTACCCTCCTTTTTTTGACCGGGAAAATCTGTACGGAACACCCGTTGGCGATTATGAGGACAATTGCGAACGGTTTACTCTATTCTGCCGTGCGGCAGTCCAGGTTTTACAAGACCGCGATTTTGATATAATCCACTGCCATGACTGGCAATCCGCCCTTGTTCCGGTATTTTCCCGCCTGGCAAAGTGCCGGGCGAAAAGCGTTTTTACGATCCACAACCTCGGGTATCAGGGCCGTTTCCCTGGTTCAAAATACGATATTCTTGGTCTTGACCGCGGATTTTTCACGCCGGATGGCATTGAATTCTATGGTGAAATCAACCTTTTGAAATCAGGCCTTCTCTATTCAGATTGGATCACTACCGTATCCCAAAACTACGCCCGGGAAATCCAAACCCCAGAATTCGGGTGCGGCCTGGACGGCGTACTGAGGATGCGCGCGTCTCATCTCAACGGTATTATCAATGGCATTGACTATAACACCTGGGATCCGCGAATAGACCAGTATATTTTTGCGCGATACCAGGATCTCGTCGGAAAACAACTGAACAAGAAGGAACTCGCCAATGAATACGGTCTTGATGCAAACCGGCCGTTGATCGGTATGGTATCTCGCGTGGCCGGCCAAAAAGGATTCGATCTCCTGGCCAAGACATTAGACGAGATCATATTGATGGGGTTCAATTTCATCCTCTTGGGCGTCGGCGAGAAACCATACCATGATAAATTCAAAAAATTTGAAGAAATTTTTCCGGGTAACGTGTCGGTCAACCTGAAGTTTGACGATACGCTGGCTCACCGCATCTATGCGAGCAGCGATTTTTTTCTGATGCCCAGCCGTTATGAACCGTGCGGCCTGGGTCAGCTGATCGGCATGAAATACGGGGCCGTCCCGGTTGTTCACAAGGTAGGCGGCCTTGTCGATACGGTCCAGGAGTATGATGCCGGAACCCAGAATGGCAATGGCATAGTGTTCGATCATTACACCGGAGAAGACCTGCTGGCTGCGGTCGAAAGAGCTTCTTTTTTATACCGCGACCCTGAAACCATGAATAGCGTCGCAGCAAAGTGCATGAATCTCGATTTTTCCTGGACTGCGTCCGCCCGCAAGTATATGGCACTTTATGAAAAGCTTCTCGCCTCTTGA
- the rpiB gene encoding ribose 5-phosphate isomerase B, with product MTIAVGSDHRGIELKNKIATFLKEKGIRVQDQGAFTTDTSDYPTYALKVAMKVKNKKARFGILVCYSGQGMAIAANKVKGIRAAVAWEPEIGRLARAHNNANIIVLPAGFIKTAKQWRGSIQRFLNTKFEGNRHQKRLDIINKYENMH from the coding sequence ATGACCATTGCTGTCGGTTCTGACCATCGCGGGATTGAGCTCAAGAATAAAATTGCTACTTTTTTAAAAGAAAAAGGGATCCGGGTCCAGGATCAGGGCGCTTTTACGACTGACACGTCTGATTATCCAACCTACGCATTAAAGGTCGCGATGAAAGTGAAGAACAAAAAAGCCCGTTTTGGCATTCTTGTCTGTTATAGCGGTCAAGGCATGGCGATCGCGGCGAACAAAGTAAAGGGCATAAGAGCGGCGGTCGCTTGGGAACCGGAGATCGGCCGCTTGGCTCGCGCTCATAACAATGCCAATATCATCGTATTGCCTGCTGGGTTTATTAAGACCGCGAAACAATGGCGCGGATCGATCCAGCGCTTTCTTAATACGAAATTCGAAGGCAACCGGCATCAGAAAAGACTGGATATCATAAATAAATATGAAAACATGCATTAA
- a CDS encoding MoxR family ATPase, producing MQNTDLEKIKRLQENRQRITDEIHKIIIGQDFVIEQVLLALFCNGHSLITGVPGLAKTLLVNTIADILDLSFNRIQFTPDLMPSDITGTEVIEEDQSTGKRNFRFIKGPIFSNVILADEVNRAPPKTQSALLQAMQEYKVTHGGETRELDLPFFVLATQNPIEQEGTYPLPEAQLDRFMFSIYIDYPGPGEETEIVKTTTSAYEVTLEKVIDAKEFIMLQKIIRKMPVADDVVEQTVRLVGLTRPKSNDCPDTVKKYVAWGAGPRASQYLILGAKAHAALDGRYSPNMNDVNYVAHPVLRHRVITNFAAEAEGMTTDDIINGIFEIP from the coding sequence ATGCAAAATACCGATCTGGAAAAAATAAAAAGGCTGCAGGAAAATCGACAACGCATCACTGACGAGATCCATAAGATCATCATCGGGCAGGATTTTGTCATTGAACAGGTGCTACTGGCTCTTTTTTGTAATGGCCACTCTCTCATCACGGGCGTTCCTGGTCTGGCAAAGACCCTGCTCGTGAACACGATCGCGGATATCCTCGATCTTTCCTTCAACCGGATACAATTCACGCCGGATCTCATGCCATCAGATATCACCGGCACTGAAGTAATCGAAGAGGATCAGTCAACCGGTAAAAGAAACTTCAGGTTCATCAAGGGCCCGATATTTTCCAACGTGATCCTGGCTGACGAGGTCAACCGCGCGCCGCCAAAAACTCAATCGGCATTGCTCCAGGCAATGCAGGAATACAAGGTGACGCACGGCGGCGAAACCCGTGAGCTTGACCTGCCGTTTTTTGTGCTGGCGACCCAGAATCCGATCGAACAGGAAGGGACTTACCCATTACCTGAAGCTCAACTGGACCGGTTCATGTTCAGCATATATATTGATTATCCAGGACCCGGAGAAGAAACCGAGATCGTGAAGACAACGACTTCAGCGTATGAAGTAACGCTTGAAAAAGTGATTGATGCAAAAGAATTCATCATGTTGCAGAAAATAATAAGAAAAATGCCCGTCGCTGATGACGTTGTCGAGCAAACCGTGAGATTGGTCGGTCTTACCAGACCAAAAAGTAATGATTGCCCAGACACGGTCAAAAAATACGTGGCGTGGGGTGCCGGGCCCAGGGCGTCACAGTACCTGATCCTGGGCGCCAAAGCGCACGCCGCGCTTGACGGCCGTTACTCGCCGAACATGAACGACGTGAACTATGTCGCGCATCCGGTCTTACGTCACCGAGTCATCACCAATTTCGCGGCTGAAGCCGAGGGAATGACAACGGATGACATTATAAACGGCATTTTCGAAATACCCTAA
- a CDS encoding T9SS type A sorting domain-containing protein → MKKIIGFAICALVAVSFAANQDDHGSGTVIPDQGTALAGGNTVTEESNPQTSTVMTGWTIEKAQLISEWVEMASVERQNATKAILQEWAGLESRLPADKYSAEDSKYVGYRARLAEACAAFKSNPNADNYSEFASILKEADYYLSYIERERTLPRNPPDVQQNDNNTNLLNYKDEGQILQGTGWYLGYVNGNYSDDVNPCVAALGDTVFVSCNDQSYETLYVYRSVDRGESWSLWYTTTSGSPYQRYAFDLTIDIANHYLFLAYTYVTGSISGDIWVRRFTDFNNSGTSTIHNIEQTTDGCWQPHITIEHEYTDHRICCMYYNNTATAMVIAQSTDNGQTWATVHTTTWDPYVWPTPKAAQGAASASTDRNYFVARKTANTITIFESVSGMAGSFIETDYVHSYAVDGFDVSASHNYNDMSAAVSFGYQWTGTDYNIRVLFRPSQTQPFISQLIDGDGLMTKSPVISCDAEYALNHAGPDFYHLGYYKDLNADTYYYPYGWRCLNDSASLDGWSNNSGYLESINGLPVDSIASIYDFGTPMGFYQIDMTTLYETGAGQWSPGIAWIRYYSDTDADCRLSKPDPVYGVAEYGSSKLNNRLVLQPNPAQSSILLKYSIANAGSATIVIYDAAGQVMEKLETENRGIGTYADRFEINLPNGVYFVRVITPDGVMGKSLVVVK, encoded by the coding sequence ATGAAAAAAATAATCGGGTTTGCTATATGTGCTTTAGTTGCAGTATCTTTTGCTGCTAACCAGGATGACCATGGTTCAGGTACAGTCATTCCTGACCAGGGTACGGCTCTGGCTGGCGGCAACACGGTTACTGAAGAATCCAACCCGCAGACATCCACAGTGATGACCGGGTGGACGATTGAAAAAGCGCAGTTGATATCAGAATGGGTTGAAATGGCATCGGTAGAAAGACAAAACGCCACCAAGGCTATACTTCAGGAATGGGCTGGGCTGGAGTCACGTTTACCGGCAGATAAATATTCAGCGGAAGATAGTAAATATGTGGGCTATCGTGCACGCTTAGCCGAGGCTTGCGCTGCTTTCAAATCCAACCCTAATGCGGATAATTATTCCGAATTTGCGTCGATCCTTAAAGAGGCTGACTATTATCTGTCGTATATCGAGCGCGAGCGGACTCTACCCAGAAATCCACCCGATGTGCAGCAAAACGACAACAATACCAATCTTCTGAATTACAAGGACGAAGGGCAAATCCTGCAAGGAACCGGATGGTATTTGGGTTATGTTAACGGTAACTATAGTGATGATGTAAACCCCTGCGTTGCTGCCTTAGGTGACACGGTATTTGTGTCCTGTAACGACCAGTCATATGAAACGCTGTATGTATACCGTTCGGTGGATCGCGGAGAGAGCTGGTCTTTGTGGTATACAACAACTAGTGGCTCGCCATACCAACGATACGCCTTTGATTTGACCATTGACATCGCAAATCACTACCTGTTCCTGGCCTACACCTATGTCACCGGATCAATCTCCGGGGATATATGGGTGCGCCGGTTCACTGATTTTAACAACTCGGGAACATCCACTATCCATAATATCGAACAAACAACAGATGGGTGCTGGCAGCCTCATATCACGATCGAGCATGAATACACAGACCACCGGATATGCTGTATGTATTACAATAACACGGCCACTGCCATGGTTATCGCGCAATCTACGGATAATGGGCAGACCTGGGCCACGGTTCACACGACGACATGGGATCCATATGTCTGGCCTACACCCAAAGCGGCACAGGGAGCAGCCAGTGCGTCCACCGACAGGAATTACTTTGTCGCTCGGAAAACCGCCAACACGATAACGATATTCGAAAGCGTAAGCGGTATGGCAGGTTCTTTTATTGAGACTGACTATGTACACTCATATGCTGTTGATGGGTTTGATGTTTCAGCATCACATAACTACAATGACATGAGCGCGGCTGTTAGTTTCGGTTATCAGTGGACAGGTACCGATTACAATATCAGGGTCCTGTTCCGACCCAGTCAAACCCAGCCATTCATTTCCCAGCTTATTGATGGTGATGGTCTGATGACAAAATCACCCGTAATATCGTGCGATGCCGAGTACGCCCTCAATCATGCGGGTCCTGACTTCTACCATCTCGGATATTACAAGGATCTTAATGCAGATACATACTATTATCCTTATGGATGGCGCTGCCTTAATGATTCAGCATCTCTTGACGGGTGGAGCAATAACAGCGGATATCTGGAATCGATAAACGGACTGCCAGTTGATTCAATAGCGTCCATTTATGATTTTGGTACTCCCATGGGATTTTACCAGATAGACATGACTACGCTTTATGAAACTGGCGCAGGACAGTGGTCACCAGGGATTGCCTGGATCCGTTATTATTCAGACACGGATGCTGATTGCCGTCTGTCTAAGCCCGACCCTGTGTATGGTGTTGCTGAGTATGGTTCTTCCAAGCTCAATAATCGACTTGTTTTGCAGCCGAATCCTGCACAGAGCTCAATATTGCTGAAGTACTCAATCGCCAACGCCGGTTCAGCAACGATCGTTATATATGACGCAGCCGGCCAAGTGATGGAAAAGCTCGAAACTGAAAACCGAGGGATAGGTACGTATGCCGATCGATTTGAAATCAACCTTCCGAATGGTGTGTATTTCGTGCGGGTCATAACGCCCGATGGTGTAATGGGCAAATCCCTGGTGGTTGTGAAATAA
- a CDS encoding alanine--glyoxylate aminotransferase family protein: protein MHKKLFIPGPTEVRQDILDAQAKPMIGHRSKDFAAINDGVINKIKKALNTKNYTYVFTSSGTGVMEGAIRNCVKKDILHAVNGAFSDRWFKISKACGKSADAITVPWGKAIKPEMIEEKLKTKKYEAIALAQNETSTGVRAPVEQIAEVMKKYPDVIWLVDMVSSLMGDIVDVDKLGIDVCITSSQKCFALPPGLAVCTVSQKALDKTRTVTDRGYYFDFDAMQKRYEKDKQTPTTPAISLFNALNLQMDKILAEGMENRYKRHIAMAEYVRAWAKKHFAMFSEEGYHSVTVSCIDNTRKITVADLNSELGKRGFQISNGYGDLKEKTFRIAHMGDLTLDEIKEVLKNIDEILKL from the coding sequence ATGCACAAAAAACTGTTTATACCAGGACCGACTGAAGTCAGGCAAGACATCCTCGATGCTCAGGCTAAGCCTATGATCGGGCACCGGTCAAAGGATTTTGCCGCGATAAATGATGGAGTAATAAATAAGATTAAAAAAGCGCTGAACACGAAGAACTATACCTATGTATTTACATCATCAGGTACCGGTGTTATGGAAGGCGCTATTCGCAATTGCGTTAAAAAAGACATCCTCCACGCCGTCAACGGCGCGTTCAGCGACCGTTGGTTCAAGATCAGCAAGGCATGCGGTAAAAGCGCCGACGCGATCACCGTGCCCTGGGGTAAGGCGATAAAGCCTGAAATGATCGAAGAAAAGCTCAAGACCAAGAAATACGAGGCGATCGCGCTGGCTCAGAACGAGACATCCACGGGCGTGAGAGCGCCAGTGGAGCAGATCGCCGAAGTCATGAAAAAGTATCCGGACGTGATCTGGCTGGTTGACATGGTCAGCTCGCTTATGGGTGATATCGTGGACGTGGACAAACTCGGGATCGATGTATGCATCACCAGCAGTCAGAAGTGCTTCGCTTTGCCGCCCGGGCTTGCAGTTTGCACCGTAAGCCAGAAAGCTCTTGATAAGACGCGTACGGTCACAGATCGAGGATATTATTTTGATTTTGACGCAATGCAGAAACGCTACGAAAAAGACAAGCAAACACCAACAACACCAGCCATTTCTTTGTTCAACGCCCTGAACTTGCAGATGGATAAGATCCTGGCGGAAGGCATGGAAAATCGTTATAAAAGGCATATAGCTATGGCTGAGTATGTAAGAGCCTGGGCAAAGAAGCATTTTGCCATGTTTTCAGAGGAAGGGTACCATTCAGTAACGGTCAGCTGCATCGATAATACCCGCAAAATAACGGTCGCTGACCTGAATTCTGAACTGGGAAAGAGAGGTTTCCAGATCTCCAACGGATACGGCGATTTGAAAGAGAAAACGTTCAGGATAGCTCACATGGGTGATCTGACCCTGGATGAGATCAAGGAAGTTTTGAAGAATATTGACGAAATACTGAAGCTGTGA
- a CDS encoding sensor domain-containing diguanylate cyclase has product MDRTIDAKRLELLKRIDNILGSSYDPHKVIRRIYLEISKVYDTRNFYIAIYNRLENTISFEVYTIKGKHFNMLTRKLSGGMTEYVIKSKKTLRIDRNLKGFCRKHGIKIIGRLAKSWLGVPMIYKDNVEGVMNIQDYNHENAYSNMDESFLMSIASRAAVVIANTRLFEEEVIRAKELALMNQIAHRLTKSLDLATICESVTDSIIENFRNFNVAVFLLKDKALELQKLSRGFVDDVPRNLRIKPGHGIVGTILHTSRTIVSNDITRNRHYVAYGQTCTKSEIALPLKISRKLVGVLDIQCNEVNAFNQNSVRTLELIADRLSVAIHNARLYEDATNHAKELAVSFTIAQSVISTLDLDDVLIKILGVIRQTFGYTNCAILLIDKDKKELYIRAAHGYSEYVIKHSRLKIGRHEGITGYVAANSKMFYAPDVSKVPFYVQGKKTIKSEAALPLMIKGEIIGVLDLESDRLDAFSEKDLRVFSIFASQAAIAIENARLYDETKKLSLTDSLTHIANRRHFDLMLDSEMRKARGYSRPLSLAMVDLDNFKSFNDRNGHQAGDLTLVALARTLKDNVRDTDFVARYGGEEFVIIFPETSLSAALKVSERVRSAVERTKISFKNVGKGNITISIGLAAFPLNARDAVDLISNADKALYRSKSLGKNRVESL; this is encoded by the coding sequence ATGGATAGAACTATCGACGCGAAGCGTCTTGAACTCCTGAAGAGGATCGATAATATCCTTGGTTCATCATACGACCCTCACAAGGTCATCAGACGGATATATCTGGAAATTTCAAAAGTCTACGATACGCGCAATTTTTATATCGCAATCTATAATCGGCTCGAAAACACGATAAGTTTTGAAGTCTACACGATCAAAGGTAAGCATTTTAACATGTTGACGCGAAAATTGTCAGGTGGCATGACCGAATATGTCATAAAATCAAAAAAAACACTAAGAATTGATCGTAATCTCAAGGGTTTCTGCCGGAAACACGGCATAAAAATAATCGGTCGGCTGGCTAAAAGCTGGCTGGGCGTGCCGATGATATACAAAGACAATGTCGAAGGTGTCATGAATATCCAGGATTATAACCATGAAAACGCATATTCTAACATGGATGAATCTTTTCTCATGAGCATTGCTTCGCGTGCGGCCGTGGTGATCGCCAATACCCGTCTTTTCGAAGAAGAGGTCATAAGGGCGAAAGAGCTTGCGCTCATGAACCAGATCGCGCACCGTTTGACAAAGAGCCTCGATCTCGCGACCATTTGTGAAAGCGTAACGGATTCGATCATTGAAAATTTCAGGAATTTCAACGTTGCAGTGTTCCTGTTGAAAGACAAAGCTCTCGAACTACAAAAGCTGTCGCGGGGTTTTGTCGACGACGTACCGCGGAACTTGCGGATAAAACCTGGTCACGGCATTGTCGGTACAATCCTGCACACGTCGAGAACGATCGTCTCGAACGATATCACCCGGAACCGGCACTATGTCGCGTACGGTCAAACCTGCACAAAATCCGAGATCGCTCTGCCTTTAAAAATATCAAGAAAACTGGTGGGTGTCCTGGACATTCAATGCAACGAGGTGAATGCCTTCAACCAAAACTCGGTCAGAACTCTGGAACTGATCGCCGACCGGCTCAGCGTGGCGATCCACAACGCACGGCTTTACGAAGATGCCACGAACCATGCCAAGGAACTCGCCGTATCCTTCACCATCGCCCAGTCCGTGATCTCCACGCTGGACCTTGATGACGTGCTGATAAAGATACTCGGTGTCATCAGGCAAACTTTCGGTTACACGAACTGCGCGATCCTGCTGATCGATAAGGATAAAAAAGAGCTCTATATCAGGGCGGCTCACGGATATTCCGAATACGTGATTAAACATTCCCGTCTCAAGATCGGTCGGCATGAGGGCATTACCGGTTATGTCGCAGCCAACAGTAAAATGTTCTACGCGCCGGATGTTTCCAAAGTGCCTTTCTATGTCCAGGGTAAAAAAACCATTAAATCGGAAGCCGCCCTGCCGCTCATGATAAAAGGCGAGATCATCGGTGTCCTCGACCTGGAGAGTGACCGCCTGGACGCGTTTTCCGAAAAAGACCTGCGGGTATTTTCCATCTTTGCCTCCCAAGCCGCGATCGCGATCGAGAACGCCCGTTTGTATGACGAAACCAAGAAGCTGTCTTTAACCGACTCGCTCACCCATATCGCCAACCGCCGTCATTTTGATCTGATGCTTGATTCTGAAATGAGGAAAGCCCGCGGTTATTCAAGACCACTGAGTCTGGCAATGGTCGACCTTGATAATTTCAAATCGTTCAATGACCGAAATGGACACCAAGCAGGAGACTTGACGCTGGTTGCCCTTGCCAGAACACTTAAGGACAACGTGCGTGACACCGATTTTGTGGCGCGGTACGGCGGAGAAGAATTCGTAATAATTTTCCCGGAAACATCCCTGAGCGCGGCATTAAAAGTATCGGAAAGGGTCAGGAGCGCGGTCGAGAGAACAAAAATCTCATTCAAAAACGTTGGCAAGGGGAACATAACCATCTCTATCGGATTAGCGGCATTCCCTCTCAACGCGCGGGACGCGGTCGATCTGATCAGTAACGCCGATAAGGCGCTTTACCGCTCGAAATCACTCGGCAAGAACCGGGTAGAATCACTGTAA
- a CDS encoding DNA translocase FtsK 4TM domain-containing protein, translating to MSVILNTVISVLLLLIACGVLIVIAQRLDESKQRRLLGIVMFLVAVLFLISQISFLIFPALPGNNFGGLLGYYTSYAVFFLIGLYFFCIPLILIYLSHIYVFRSEQQDGYHLLYAVPVGLIVDSLLALFVILAFNGMPVSGRLGVVVTEFLLQYFGRVGTFMIIGFGIIIMLFMMMKKIIIPQRLKEPVIKIMPPVEKLKKERAKVPKEEPPAEPGEKKGDANGDTPGKKKTLPRIDFKAEFLKILVETQAKRGVNEDTLKKEAEILTRRLEEFDVQGKVTGIESGPVISRFEFEPAPGIKVNRIANLDNDLALALKATRIRIVAPIPGKSAVGIEVPNRERSLVFMKGCIMDPDFENNPSPLAIALGEDITGKPVSDDISAMPHMLIAGTTGSGKSVCINAIIASLLYHASYKDLRFLMIDPKRLELPMYNAIPHLLRRAVIEPKDAVEELEQCVAIMESRYRDFARENVRDIDGYNEKMRKKDGRVKPYIVIIVDELADLMLTAPSEIEENITRLAQMSRAVGIHLVLATQRPSVDVITGLIKANFPCRIAFQVASKTDSRTILDMNGAESLLGRGDMLFLPPGKGTPIRLHGAYISTEEVCAISRLIAQQHLAELMKDVEADQEEIINAILDEELWTVFVDQDDPAFGEKRKALSNVIPNEKIDEIILTGYYPQLGEVVTEEESTTSVEEGEVDPMFKDAARLVFRHQIASVSLLQRRLNLGYARAGRIVDQLEAAGIVEPFQGSKSRKVLVERQEVLDDILNRYPD from the coding sequence ATGTCAGTGATCTTGAATACCGTCATATCGGTGTTGCTGTTGCTGATCGCCTGCGGTGTGCTGATCGTTATCGCCCAGCGGCTTGATGAGTCAAAGCAGCGCAGGCTTCTCGGGATCGTGATGTTCCTTGTGGCCGTGCTGTTCCTGATATCCCAGATATCGTTTTTAATCTTCCCGGCGCTGCCGGGTAATAATTTCGGGGGCTTATTAGGCTATTACACGTCATATGCCGTTTTTTTCCTGATCGGACTTTACTTCTTCTGCATTCCCCTGATCCTTATCTATTTAAGTCATATTTATGTATTCAGAAGTGAACAGCAGGATGGTTATCACTTGTTATACGCGGTACCGGTCGGTCTCATTGTCGACAGTCTGCTGGCATTGTTTGTCATACTGGCATTCAACGGCATGCCGGTGAGCGGTCGTCTCGGAGTAGTAGTAACCGAGTTCCTGCTTCAATATTTCGGACGCGTGGGCACGTTCATGATCATCGGTTTTGGCATAATAATCATGCTCTTCATGATGATGAAAAAGATCATTATCCCGCAGCGACTCAAAGAACCGGTCATCAAAATCATGCCGCCCGTGGAAAAATTGAAGAAAGAAAGAGCAAAAGTGCCGAAAGAAGAACCACCGGCTGAACCCGGGGAGAAAAAAGGAGATGCAAACGGTGATACGCCAGGGAAAAAGAAGACGTTACCCAGGATCGATTTTAAGGCTGAATTCCTGAAGATCCTGGTTGAAACGCAAGCCAAACGCGGCGTCAACGAGGATACGTTGAAAAAGGAAGCAGAAATCCTGACACGCCGTCTTGAGGAATTTGATGTCCAGGGAAAAGTCACCGGTATCGAGTCGGGACCGGTCATATCGCGCTTTGAATTTGAGCCCGCGCCGGGCATAAAGGTCAACCGCATCGCCAATCTCGACAATGATCTGGCACTGGCGCTGAAGGCGACACGCATCCGCATCGTCGCGCCGATCCCCGGTAAATCAGCGGTCGGAATTGAAGTACCGAACCGGGAACGCAGCCTTGTCTTTATGAAAGGCTGTATCATGGACCCCGATTTCGAGAACAATCCGTCGCCGCTCGCTATCGCGCTGGGCGAGGACATCACCGGTAAGCCGGTAAGCGATGACATCTCGGCGATGCCGCACATGCTAATCGCGGGTACCACGGGATCCGGTAAAAGCGTGTGCATCAACGCGATAATTGCCAGCCTGTTGTATCACGCTTCTTATAAGGACCTCAGGTTCCTTATGATTGATCCGAAACGCCTGGAACTCCCAATGTACAACGCCATTCCTCATCTTTTAAGGCGGGCGGTGATCGAACCCAAAGACGCAGTAGAGGAGCTGGAGCAGTGTGTGGCTATCATGGAATCGCGGTACCGGGATTTCGCGCGCGAAAATGTCCGCGACATCGACGGGTATAATGAGAAAATGCGCAAAAAGGATGGGAGGGTCAAACCCTACATCGTGATAATCGTTGACGAACTTGCCGACCTTATGCTGACGGCGCCCAGCGAAATAGAAGAGAATATCACACGCTTAGCCCAGATGTCCCGGGCCGTTGGTATTCACCTCGTGCTCGCGACGCAGCGGCCGTCGGTCGACGTCATTACCGGTCTGATAAAAGCAAATTTCCCATGCCGCATCGCATTCCAGGTGGCTTCCAAGACCGATTCCCGGACCATCCTGGATATGAACGGTGCTGAATCACTATTGGGCCGCGGCGACATGCTCTTTCTACCTCCGGGTAAGGGCACGCCCATCCGTCTTCACGGCGCTTATATTTCCACCGAAGAGGTTTGCGCGATCAGCCGCCTGATTGCCCAGCAGCACCTGGCCGAGCTTATGAAGGATGTCGAAGCCGACCAGGAAGAGATAATAAACGCGATCCTCGATGAAGAACTGTGGACTGTTTTCGTGGACCAGGACGACCCGGCGTTCGGCGAAAAAAGAAAAGCGCTATCCAACGTAATACCGAACGAAAAGATCGATGAGATAATACTGACCGGATACTATCCGCAGCTAGGCGAAGTCGTGACCGAGGAAGAATCCACGACCTCGGTCGAAGAGGGCGAGGTGGATCCGATGTTCAAGGACGCGGCCCGGCTTGTTTTTCGGCACCAGATCGCGTCCGTTTCACTGCTGCAGCGCCGGCTTAACCTCGGATATGCGCGGGCCGGGAGGATCGTCGACCAGCTTGAGGCCGCCGGGATCGTGGAGCCTTTCCAGGGCAGCAAATCACGCAAAGTGCTGGTCGAACGGCAGGAAGTTTTGGACGATATCCTGAACCGTTACCCGGATTAG